One genomic segment of Verrucomicrobiia bacterium includes these proteins:
- a CDS encoding class I SAM-dependent methyltransferase: MDIPADPKKNRFEDGYFKRQYKNRLLASGSDKPVLYSTWRRKLAKKSHGRLLEVGCGEGNFLRRAQADFSFACGADLSKEGLKVASAHKLILTRADAQNLPFKTGSFDFLVAFDVVEHLPEPEKLFAEAARVLKQEGELVLTTPNPDSLGSRVKKEKWFGHQDPTHCSIKKAAEWQKIFDAAGFSVISSGTDALWDSPYLPAIPAFLQKIFFSGLSNFFFLIEPYFPWNFGENLVFWLKKK; the protein is encoded by the coding sequence ATGGATATTCCCGCTGACCCCAAAAAGAACCGCTTCGAGGACGGCTATTTCAAGCGCCAGTACAAAAACCGGCTTTTGGCCTCCGGCTCCGACAAGCCGGTTCTCTATTCCACCTGGCGGCGCAAACTGGCCAAAAAGTCGCACGGCCGGCTTTTGGAGGTCGGCTGCGGGGAGGGAAATTTTTTGCGGCGGGCGCAGGCCGATTTCAGCTTTGCCTGCGGAGCGGACCTCTCCAAAGAAGGCCTGAAGGTCGCCTCCGCCCATAAACTAATTTTAACCCGCGCCGACGCCCAGAACCTTCCATTCAAAACCGGCAGTTTCGATTTTTTGGTCGCCTTTGACGTGGTGGAACATCTCCCGGAACCGGAAAAACTTTTCGCCGAAGCCGCTCGCGTTTTGAAGCAGGAGGGGGAATTGGTTTTAACCACCCCGAATCCGGATAGTTTGGGCAGCCGCGTAAAGAAGGAAAAATGGTTCGGCCATCAAGACCCAACCCATTGTTCCATAAAAAAAGCCGCCGAATGGCAAAAAATCTTCGACGCGGCCGGCTTTTCGGTGATTTCCTCCGGCACGGACGCCCTCTGGGACTCCCCCTATCTGCCGGCCATCCCGGCTTTCCTGCAGAAGATTTTCTTCTCCGGCCTTTCCAACTTCTTCTTTTTGATTGAACCTTACTTCCCTTGGAATTTCGGCGAAAACCTGGTATTCTGGCTTAAGAAAAAATGA
- a CDS encoding glycosyltransferase family 4 protein: MQMKLIGKQVQTSPEYPVVVLYPTDPRVHKLGGIETAITTLLSKKSPFSTVRFVGVDAFGDLPAGRWNEITYDGKKLDFFPLFRVRDLNRRTLPPLNLRFTYALWKHKTKILTQPAALDIHRVDHMLPFWNDFRFPIILTIHGTSKNIHLPNESWVAKIRPLFLLLERISILRANKIFCVSEEGVEYYRRLLGTGGDKVSLIENGVDFDLFAPQNPVRCRNLFNLPLDKKILLFVGRLEKVKDPDLLLQTFREVRSARPDVVLVLAGDGRAKEKLMARHSDLQNDLIFLGALPHARLPELFSAADCLLLTSHFEGMPRAVLESLAAGLPVVSTNVGDVSKVVINGFSGFVVSNRSPRTLAEKTLEILKFRPSFEVCRQALDGYEAKAVLEKIDRANQAVAQTFYGYSR, from the coding sequence ATGCAGATGAAACTTATCGGCAAACAGGTGCAAACATCGCCGGAATACCCGGTCGTGGTTCTTTACCCCACCGACCCGCGGGTTCATAAGCTGGGGGGGATTGAGACCGCCATAACCACGCTCCTTTCCAAAAAATCCCCTTTTTCCACAGTCCGCTTCGTCGGAGTGGATGCCTTCGGCGACCTGCCGGCCGGACGCTGGAACGAGATTACATACGACGGCAAAAAATTGGACTTCTTCCCTCTTTTCCGGGTGAGGGATTTGAACCGGCGCACCCTGCCGCCGCTCAATCTGCGCTTCACTTATGCGCTGTGGAAGCACAAAACCAAAATCCTGACACAGCCGGCGGCTTTGGACATCCACCGGGTGGACCACATGCTTCCGTTCTGGAACGATTTCCGTTTTCCGATTATCCTGACCATACACGGCACTTCCAAAAACATCCACCTGCCCAACGAAAGCTGGGTGGCCAAAATCCGTCCCCTTTTTCTACTCTTGGAGCGTATCTCCATTTTGCGGGCCAACAAAATCTTCTGCGTTTCGGAAGAGGGAGTGGAATATTACCGACGGCTTTTGGGAACCGGAGGAGACAAGGTTTCGTTGATTGAAAACGGCGTGGATTTCGATTTGTTCGCCCCCCAAAACCCGGTCCGCTGCCGGAATCTTTTCAATTTGCCTTTGGATAAAAAAATCCTGCTTTTCGTCGGCCGACTGGAAAAAGTAAAAGACCCCGATTTGCTTTTGCAAACTTTTCGAGAGGTTCGCTCGGCCAGGCCCGATGTCGTTTTGGTTTTGGCCGGCGACGGCCGGGCAAAAGAAAAACTCATGGCGCGCCATTCCGACCTGCAAAACGACCTGATTTTCTTGGGCGCCCTCCCCCATGCCCGCCTGCCGGAGCTTTTCTCCGCCGCCGATTGTTTGCTTTTGACTTCTCATTTCGAGGGAATGCCCCGTGCTGTTTTGGAATCGCTCGCCGCGGGTTTGCCGGTGGTTTCCACCAACGTGGGGGATGTTTCGAAGGTGGTGATAAACGGGTTTTCCGGATTTGTCGTTTCCAACCGCAGCCCCCGGACCCTGGCCGAAAAAACGCTGGAGATTCTCAAATTCCGCCCCTCCTTCGAGGTCTGCCGCCAGGCCTTGGATGGATACGAGGCCAAAGCGGTGCTGGAAAAAATCGACCGCGCCAATCAAGCCGTGGCACAAACCTTTTATGGATATTCCCGCTGA
- a CDS encoding O-antigen ligase family protein, with the protein MNVSLLASRKFPAGIELFRFFGLTAGFSLTAWLSFQFGPKTVLVVPFLFAVLTLGFLDYPKFLLLAVLVRSSLDTFTGSTVSLGPLSLNPAGLLGLLLVFFTPFHCVNKEKIFGFPVAKGFALFLLLSTPAIFAAFRHFGSDGAIALKEAIRLSSLFSLIISLLIFFKTPAEMKKLFYAALASLAVPLVVGFYQAATGTGNTVSTDGQNRIFGTLFHPNTFSLYLTVFIAVVLSWNRSSPLLGKKFLLALLLYAQFLTFSMGALAATGLVFAVHFWQSQKNRAGLILLLVLLPALGLFSENWRHRFSQLAQMELAEELNAREISNSMSWRVLHWYVLLQYAKEHPITGWGLLTTEKITPWRTEEGQGFAAHNDAVRLFLETGIVGLAGYFIFLFCTGRWIFQRRKTPDGSGEAGLPSALKAVFAAMLLLSFAAEEPLIHTAFLYYFFTFLVLAKNGFSFRYLQPEERR; encoded by the coding sequence ATGAACGTCTCCCTGCTCGCAAGCCGTAAATTTCCGGCCGGAATTGAACTTTTCCGCTTTTTTGGACTGACCGCCGGCTTTTCGCTGACGGCTTGGCTCTCGTTTCAGTTCGGCCCTAAAACGGTTCTCGTCGTGCCGTTTCTCTTTGCCGTTTTGACGCTCGGCTTTCTGGATTATCCCAAATTTCTGCTGCTGGCGGTCTTGGTTCGCTCCTCGCTGGACACCTTCACCGGCTCGACTGTCTCCTTGGGCCCATTGAGCTTAAATCCCGCCGGGCTCTTGGGGCTCCTGCTCGTTTTTTTCACCCCTTTTCATTGCGTCAACAAAGAAAAAATCTTCGGCTTCCCGGTGGCCAAAGGCTTTGCCCTCTTTCTTCTGCTTTCCACCCCGGCCATATTCGCGGCCTTCCGTCATTTTGGATCGGACGGAGCCATCGCGCTGAAGGAAGCAATCCGCCTTTCCTCTCTTTTCAGCCTTATAATTTCCCTTCTGATCTTCTTCAAAACCCCGGCCGAAATGAAAAAGTTGTTTTATGCCGCTCTTGCCTCCCTGGCTGTTCCATTGGTGGTTGGATTCTATCAAGCGGCAACCGGTACGGGCAACACCGTCTCCACAGATGGCCAAAACCGGATTTTCGGCACTCTCTTTCATCCCAACACTTTTTCGCTGTACTTGACCGTTTTCATCGCCGTTGTTTTGTCGTGGAACCGAAGCTCCCCCTTGTTGGGGAAGAAATTTCTGCTTGCTCTGCTTCTATACGCCCAATTTTTGACTTTCAGCATGGGGGCTTTGGCGGCCACCGGGTTGGTTTTCGCCGTTCATTTCTGGCAGTCCCAAAAAAATCGCGCCGGGTTGATTTTGCTCCTTGTGCTTTTGCCCGCCCTCGGACTTTTTTCCGAAAACTGGCGCCACCGATTCAGCCAATTGGCCCAAATGGAACTGGCGGAGGAATTGAATGCCCGCGAAATTTCCAACTCGATGTCTTGGCGCGTGTTGCACTGGTATGTGCTTTTGCAGTATGCCAAGGAGCATCCCATCACCGGCTGGGGGCTTTTGACCACCGAGAAAATTACGCCTTGGAGAACGGAAGAGGGACAGGGCTTCGCGGCCCATAACGACGCGGTTCGTTTATTCCTTGAGACCGGCATCGTCGGCTTGGCTGGTTATTTCATCTTTCTTTTCTGCACGGGCCGTTGGATTTTCCAGAGACGCAAAACACCGGACGGAAGCGGCGAGGCCGGTCTTCCCAGTGCACTCAAGGCGGTTTTTGCCGCGATGCTTCTGCTCTCCTTCGCCGCCGAAGAGCCGCTCATCCATACCGCGTTTCTGTACTACTTTTTCACTTTCTTGGTGCTTGCAAAAAACGGTTTTTCCTTCCGATATTTGCAGCCGGAGGAAAGACGTTGA
- a CDS encoding NAD-dependent epimerase/dehydratase family protein encodes MKILVTGGAGFIGSHMVDGLLDRGHTAVVLDDFSTGQEQNLAHHSRNGSLTVYKKNICEDLSELFEKEKPSVVLHLAALPRVQFSIKNPLLSHQVNVNGTVNLLEHCRRYNVRRFVFSSSSSVYGEQTRLPLVEKMEPNPISPYALQKLAGEQYCRLYHTVYGLETICLRYFNIFGPRQNPDGEYAGLIPKFIRLISQNQPPIIFGDGEQSRDFTYVSAAVEANLLAAETDKAGCYGQVFNVGASNSMSVNEVTKKIFKLAGKNPAVMYAPPVLEPKKSQADVSRICRRLGWSYGTTLEEGLKKTFNYYLSAGAGDGWPSQQVSYERLPARKP; translated from the coding sequence ATGAAAATTCTGGTGACCGGCGGCGCCGGGTTCATCGGCAGCCACATGGTGGACGGGTTGTTGGACCGGGGACACACCGCAGTCGTTCTGGACGACTTTTCCACTGGGCAGGAACAAAATCTGGCCCATCACAGCCGAAACGGTAGCTTGACGGTCTACAAGAAAAATATCTGTGAGGACCTGTCCGAACTTTTCGAAAAGGAAAAGCCGTCGGTTGTTCTGCACTTGGCCGCCCTTCCGCGGGTGCAGTTTTCCATAAAAAACCCGCTTTTGTCCCACCAGGTTAACGTCAACGGCACGGTCAATTTGCTGGAGCACTGCCGGCGTTACAATGTTCGGCGTTTTGTTTTCTCCTCCAGCTCCTCCGTGTACGGGGAGCAGACCCGGCTGCCGCTGGTGGAAAAAATGGAGCCCAACCCCATCTCCCCATATGCCCTGCAAAAACTGGCCGGGGAACAATATTGCCGGCTCTACCACACGGTCTACGGACTGGAGACGATTTGTCTTCGCTATTTCAACATCTTCGGCCCACGCCAAAACCCAGATGGGGAGTACGCGGGACTCATCCCCAAGTTCATCCGCCTGATTTCCCAAAACCAGCCCCCCATAATCTTCGGGGATGGAGAACAGAGCCGTGACTTTACCTACGTTTCTGCGGCCGTTGAGGCCAATTTGCTGGCCGCAGAAACCGATAAGGCCGGCTGCTATGGCCAGGTTTTTAACGTGGGGGCTTCTAATAGCATGTCAGTCAACGAAGTGACGAAAAAAATCTTCAAGCTGGCCGGTAAAAATCCCGCCGTGATGTATGCTCCCCCCGTTTTGGAGCCGAAAAAAAGCCAGGCTGATGTATCTAGAATCTGTCGCCGCCTCGGCTGGAGTTACGGTACGACGCTGGAAGAGGGGCTGAAAAAAACATTCAACTATTACCTCTCCGCAGGGGCCGGGGATGGATGGCCCTCCCAACAAGTATCGTATGAACGTCTCCCTGCTCGCAAGCCGTAA
- a CDS encoding glycosyltransferase family 1 protein: MKPAVGFDLSPLCWAPPSGISYYTYHLAEELEKLELPFLPYYFVFSHRPFALDAPSPEPGRLKRAFLPMRAAKTVWDFGWGQKLLGLSNIDLFFATNSELPALSKKQKKVMVLHDLSSFRLDGAYSGSFRARRLDAIRQGLERSDRLVVYSQSTRADLCELFSYPEENCQIIPLGVDAEFFSRETTEKPLSRPYFFSNGMIQPRKNFVALAGAFLLAVKEADLPHHLLIAGGDGWKAEEIKAEICTLDKENRVHFLGYVTRQKLAALYQHADAFLFPSLYEGFGLPVLEAMAAGTPVLTSKTSALPEVAGDAALLVNPNEETAIKEGILHLATDRELSDRLRQEGKKRAVEFNFAQTAQKTADLIAELLGAGTTVSKTQRGDL, translated from the coding sequence GTGAAACCGGCCGTCGGTTTCGATCTCTCGCCGCTTTGCTGGGCTCCTCCCTCCGGCATCTCGTATTATACCTACCATCTTGCGGAGGAACTGGAAAAACTCGAACTGCCTTTTCTCCCTTATTATTTCGTTTTTTCCCACCGCCCGTTCGCTTTGGATGCTCCTTCTCCGGAACCGGGGCGGTTGAAGCGCGCCTTTTTGCCGATGCGTGCGGCCAAAACCGTATGGGATTTCGGCTGGGGACAGAAACTGTTGGGGCTTTCCAACATCGACCTGTTTTTTGCCACCAATTCGGAATTGCCAGCCCTTTCCAAAAAACAAAAGAAGGTGATGGTACTGCATGATTTATCCAGCTTCCGGCTGGACGGCGCCTACTCCGGCAGCTTCCGTGCCCGCCGGCTCGATGCCATCCGGCAGGGATTGGAACGCTCCGACCGGCTGGTGGTTTATTCCCAATCGACCCGCGCCGATTTGTGCGAGCTTTTTTCCTATCCTGAAGAGAATTGCCAAATCATCCCGCTGGGAGTGGACGCCGAGTTTTTCAGCCGGGAAACAACTGAAAAACCCCTTTCCCGTCCGTACTTCTTTTCCAACGGGATGATTCAGCCCCGTAAAAATTTTGTAGCACTGGCTGGGGCCTTTCTTTTGGCCGTTAAGGAAGCCGACCTGCCCCATCATCTTTTGATTGCCGGGGGGGACGGCTGGAAAGCGGAGGAGATCAAAGCCGAAATCTGCACCCTTGACAAGGAAAACCGCGTTCATTTTTTGGGTTACGTTACACGACAAAAATTGGCCGCCCTCTACCAACATGCTGACGCTTTTCTTTTCCCTTCGCTTTACGAAGGGTTCGGGCTGCCGGTGCTGGAGGCGATGGCCGCCGGAACTCCGGTTTTGACTTCCAAAACCTCGGCCCTGCCGGAGGTCGCGGGGGATGCGGCGCTGTTGGTGAACCCGAACGAAGAAACGGCAATCAAAGAAGGCATTCTGCATCTTGCGACCGACCGGGAGCTTTCCGACCGACTTCGTCAAGAAGGGAAAAAACGGGCAGTCGAATTCAACTTTGCCCAAACCGCCCAAAAAACGGCCGATTTGATTGCCGAACTGCTCGGCGCGGGGACAACCGTTTCCAAAACGCAAAGGGGGGACTTATGA
- a CDS encoding class I SAM-dependent methyltransferase, which produces MKPNTETRVLDLGCGRAKHAGAVGADLNRRSQADVIANLNRLPYPFQTDTFDRVICKDILEHLDNFVGVMEEIHRITKPGGSIYVHAPFASSPDFYADPTHRRAFVSKSFDYFIEGTGAYAFRYSDARFKLNDCRYSRPKRFWFDPLILKWANRNKSKFEGRLMFWYPISTIEFELEVVK; this is translated from the coding sequence ATGAAACCGAACACCGAGACGCGGGTTTTGGATTTGGGTTGCGGACGGGCCAAGCATGCCGGCGCCGTTGGCGCGGACCTAAACCGCCGCTCCCAAGCCGACGTGATTGCTAACTTGAACCGGCTTCCTTATCCGTTTCAAACCGACACCTTCGACCGGGTCATCTGCAAAGATATCCTGGAGCATCTGGACAATTTCGTCGGGGTGATGGAAGAGATCCATCGCATAACCAAGCCGGGCGGCAGTATTTACGTGCATGCCCCCTTCGCCTCCAGTCCCGATTTCTACGCCGACCCGACCCACCGCCGGGCTTTCGTTTCCAAAAGCTTCGACTACTTCATTGAAGGGACCGGGGCGTATGCCTTCCGCTATTCGGACGCCCGCTTCAAGCTGAACGATTGCCGCTATAGCCGTCCCAAGCGTTTCTGGTTCGATCCGCTGATTCTTAAATGGGCCAATCGCAACAAATCAAAGTTTGAAGGGCGGTTGATGTTCTGGTATCCGATTTCTACGATCGAGTTCGAGTTGGAGGTCGTGAAGTGA
- a CDS encoding flippase: MIPASVQKPAATALTRKILENSVALFTSQLLAKVFRVLANFLLARFLGPENFGSLALVLSFAELFRFLPDFGLDRTLIRRMARGQTAHGVAANLSLRAALSSLAVVVMGITLLFVDYPRPVELLIYFYALSFFLQAGSATFAAYFQAQLKSISLVWAYTVSGLLYLGFVLGGIFSAQGLTYFVASLLFAEGSLFLLFGLTFFKKGGKLASFNTAELVAMVKEAFPIALYLALGAAYFRVGTLIVYHYTGERGAGLYAACFRLNEAFLMLAASVAASLFPVFSRLKKEDKAELSTLFQKSFFGFLPFTLLLAILITGLSAPIIHFLYGEAYAPSAAGLSVIIWSLVFMIANTLSTNALVASDREADITKITGVNLLVNLGLNFYLVPRYGFVGACWAVLATEVVNFVLQTAVLQKILVPKLLGRVWPYFIPPTLAVIWYLFYPAGFKSAGIWLFTFGYLVFLLNRRGGSP, encoded by the coding sequence ATGATACCGGCCAGCGTTCAAAAACCGGCGGCGACCGCCTTGACCAGAAAAATTCTGGAAAACTCGGTCGCCCTTTTCACCAGCCAGTTGCTGGCCAAGGTTTTTCGCGTTTTGGCCAACTTCCTTCTGGCCCGCTTCCTGGGGCCGGAAAATTTCGGCAGTTTGGCTCTGGTCTTATCCTTTGCCGAACTTTTCCGTTTTCTGCCGGACTTCGGGCTGGACCGGACCCTGATCCGCCGGATGGCCCGCGGCCAGACCGCCCACGGCGTGGCCGCCAATCTCTCTTTGCGGGCGGCCCTTTCGTCGCTCGCCGTGGTGGTTATGGGAATAACCCTTCTGTTCGTTGATTATCCGCGCCCAGTCGAGCTTCTGATTTACTTTTACGCGTTGTCTTTTTTCCTCCAGGCCGGCTCCGCCACCTTCGCCGCCTACTTTCAGGCCCAGCTTAAATCCATTTCACTGGTCTGGGCCTACACGGTCTCCGGCCTTCTATATTTGGGCTTTGTTCTGGGGGGAATCTTCAGCGCCCAGGGGCTCACCTATTTCGTCGCCTCCCTGCTTTTTGCGGAAGGCTCCCTTTTCCTGCTTTTTGGCTTGACCTTTTTCAAAAAAGGAGGGAAGCTGGCCTCCTTCAATACCGCCGAACTTGTGGCAATGGTGAAAGAAGCTTTTCCGATTGCCCTTTATCTGGCCTTGGGAGCCGCCTATTTCCGGGTAGGGACTTTGATTGTCTATCACTATACCGGCGAACGGGGAGCCGGCTTGTACGCCGCATGCTTCCGGTTGAACGAAGCGTTTTTGATGCTGGCCGCCTCGGTCGCCGCTTCCCTCTTCCCGGTCTTTTCCCGGCTAAAGAAAGAGGATAAAGCGGAGCTCTCCACGCTGTTTCAAAAAAGTTTTTTTGGCTTTTTGCCTTTCACGCTTTTGCTCGCCATTCTGATTACCGGTTTGAGCGCGCCTATCATTCATTTTTTGTACGGCGAGGCGTACGCCCCCTCCGCCGCCGGGCTTTCGGTCATTATTTGGTCATTGGTTTTCATGATTGCCAACACGCTCTCCACCAATGCGCTGGTGGCCTCCGACCGGGAGGCCGACATCACCAAAATCACGGGCGTTAATTTGCTGGTCAATCTCGGTTTGAATTTTTATCTGGTACCACGCTATGGTTTCGTCGGCGCCTGTTGGGCCGTTTTGGCCACGGAGGTGGTCAATTTCGTCCTGCAGACCGCCGTTTTGCAAAAAATTCTGGTTCCAAAACTGTTGGGCCGGGTTTGGCCCTACTTCATCCCTCCCACCCTCGCCGTCATCTGGTACCTTTTCTATCCGGCTGGCTTTAAATCGGCCGGCATCTGGCTTTTCACTTTCGGTTATCTGGTTTTTCTTTTGAACCGCCGGGGGGGTTCGCCATGA
- a CDS encoding GNVR domain-containing protein: MTSRLEITRPPEGNLLLYWAFRFWERRRFLVELAAAAFLGSAIVALLLPAQYTSKVVLLPSGKQDKMGVLSGLASSMGLDMSGTAAGLESSSLLYPEILKSRLIGEAVLSARYRYAHKRKPVEQTLLEYLKAKNYESGLRKLAGLRQVAMDVKTGIITLSITTGNRELSALVANQFVAELEYYNRSKRKTKALNHQQNLERRLDSVKVELAGAEDRLERFLEKNRNFAVSDDPELNRELARLKRELGIKSETYMTLTQQYELAKIETEKEIPIVQVLDAAVPALKKSAPKRTLLVLTTTAAAFTFGLLWIFVRDLLTKKFGPVNLERLADGWKNRNNMLENRLEQRSPAQGK; the protein is encoded by the coding sequence ATGACGAGCCGCCTCGAAATCACCCGTCCGCCGGAGGGAAACCTCCTCCTTTATTGGGCCTTTCGTTTTTGGGAAAGAAGGCGTTTTTTGGTCGAGCTGGCCGCCGCCGCTTTCCTCGGTTCCGCGATTGTCGCCCTCCTGCTCCCTGCCCAGTACACCTCTAAAGTGGTGCTTTTGCCTTCCGGCAAGCAGGATAAAATGGGGGTTCTGTCCGGGCTGGCCTCCTCCATGGGGCTTGATATGAGCGGCACGGCGGCGGGGCTGGAGAGTTCCTCCCTACTTTATCCGGAAATTTTGAAAAGCCGCTTGATTGGCGAAGCGGTTTTGTCCGCCCGCTACCGTTACGCGCACAAAAGAAAACCGGTTGAGCAAACACTCTTGGAATACTTGAAGGCCAAAAATTACGAATCGGGATTACGTAAGCTGGCCGGTTTGCGGCAGGTCGCCATGGACGTTAAAACGGGCATTATTACACTTTCCATCACGACTGGCAACAGGGAACTCTCTGCTTTGGTTGCCAATCAATTCGTTGCCGAACTGGAGTACTACAACCGTTCCAAGCGGAAAACAAAAGCATTGAACCACCAGCAGAATCTTGAACGCCGGCTCGACTCGGTGAAAGTGGAGCTGGCCGGGGCAGAAGACCGCCTTGAAAGGTTTTTGGAAAAAAACCGCAACTTTGCCGTCTCGGACGACCCGGAACTGAACCGGGAGCTGGCCCGGCTGAAGCGGGAACTCGGCATCAAATCGGAAACTTACATGACCTTGACCCAGCAGTACGAGCTGGCCAAAATCGAAACGGAAAAGGAGATTCCGATCGTGCAGGTATTGGACGCCGCCGTGCCGGCCTTGAAGAAATCGGCCCCAAAGCGAACGCTCCTCGTCTTGACAACCACGGCAGCGGCTTTTACTTTTGGACTCCTGTGGATTTTCGTCCGCGATTTGCTCACTAAAAAATTCGGCCCGGTGAATTTGGAACGGCTGGCGGACGGCTGGAAAAACAGAAACAACATGCTTGAGAACCGGCTCGAGCAGAGAAGCCCCGCACAAGGAAAATGA